The region ATCTTTGATGGAATAAACAGATTGAACTTTGCAACCTGATATCAGCTAAATCTAGGTAAAACTCAGGCAGATCTACAGGCATCATTAAGCCTTTATAAACGATAACTTGGCCTGATAGGCTGGCGACATAGAAATGGTTATCATGATGCAATTGCTGTTCTAATCTGCGTCTTGCCATATACAGACGGCGTTCGAGATCTTTCTCTCTCCAACCAATTGGGGAATTGATCAATACTTGATAGATTTGAGGTTGGCTTTCTTTGCCTATAGGCCCTAGAACATCGGGATTTACTGGCACTTTTCGCCAACCAGCGACACTCAATGTCTCTTTTTCTAATTCGCGTTCAAATAGTTGCTTAGCGTGATCTGCTAATGGAGTCTCTTGGTTAAGAAAAATCATGCCGACGGCAAATTTACGGCTTAAATGCCAGTCATTTTCAGCCGCGATTGTTTCAAAGAATTTGATGGGAAGCTGCATTAGCAATCCACAGCCGTCACCCGTTTTTCCATCAGCAGCGACGCCACCTCGGTGTTTCATACGGTCTAAGCCATGAATGGCGGTTCTGATGATGCGATGGCTAGGTTCGCCATCCATCTGGGCTATTAGGCCAAAACCACAATTATCTCTCTCAAAACTGGGGTGATACAAGCTCATTACACAAACTCCCTAAACTTAAACTGAATACTACTCGGGAAAATGTTGTTATATATATATGCACCCGAACCATTCAAATTAACGCTTGAGTCGGTAAAGGTCAAACCTAATAATTGCATGTATTATATACTCCTTTAGCATATGGATATATAATCAATGTCAATCTAACGTTAACGTAAACTGTCAACGTCATCTTATAACCTTATGAATAAGTGATGTTTTTAATAAAAAAAATCAATAGCTATTGATAGGCTATAATCAAAACTCTCATGTTGATTTTTGATTAATATGAATTTAATTATAAAGACAATGAATTATTCCTGATGTTTTATTTGACTGTTTATGCACTGCTAGTGAGTTAACTACATTTTTATTGCTGTTTTTTTGCGGGATCTGTATTTTGGTCCTCTTCCCCGTTGTCATAAATGAGTACAGAGCGGTGGGTTAACATTGATATTATTAGCGTTTCACTATCAATGGCTTCAACAGTAAGAGGGATGTTGACTAATGATTGGTTAGAAAATGGCTAATAAGTGAATGTTATTTAGTCTTATTACTCATTTAGTTGCGTCAGCAATTATAGTGAGTATTATGTTGTAAATAATATACATTCAAATTTTTTAAGGGGTGCCTTAATATGGCTACAGCTGAAATAGAGTCAATTTTAGATCTTAATACTTTAGAGCAATATTGCAGCGCGATCGGTGCGGGCACTTTATTAAAAAGTGTCGTGTTATTTGAGCAGCTAATGCCTGAGTATGTGGGGAATTTGATTAATGCTAAGGAAGCTCGTGATAAAGACACTTTATGTTCAGAAGCCCATAAGTTTAAAGGTGCTGCAGGTTCGGTGGGTTTAAAACGTATTCAGCAGTTTGCTCAATTACTCCAGCATGGTGAAGATGCTGAATGGGAGACTCATCATGAAATTTGGCTACAAGGAATTGTAGATAATGCAAGTTTAGATCTGGCTGAACTTAAGCGATACTTGGAATCTAAAGCTTAATCTAGACTTAGACATTAATATACTCAAATGACCATAAAATGCAGGATTTAACCTGTCGAGAAATAACAGAGTTCAAAGGATGAACTTGTTATTCTCGGCTCTGGCATCTTCGGTAACGACTCTCAATGAGATGCTTGATAATTCTCCTGCATTATTCTTCCATCTGATCCATAGGGAAATGTCTTTTTTTGCTATGGAGTAAAGTAGGCTATGCAGTCGCCATTTAATGAAAGTATTGATGAAGGATCTTCTCATTAGTGCTTTTTATGGTGGACAATTAACGAAAGTTACATCAATAGTGTGATAGAGTTAATATTGAATATTCGAATGAAAATATTAATTGGTAATCGATTTTATGAAGCACTTACCTAGTTTAAAAAATCTCTACTATCTCGTGAACCTTTATCAAGAACAGAACTTTAATCGTGCTGCTAAGGTGTGTCATGTCAGCCAGTCCACGCTTTCTAGCGGCATACAGAACTTAGAGGAACAACTTGGTCATCAGTTGATTGAGCGTGATCATAAATCATTTATTTTTACTGCAATAGGTGAAGAAGTCGTACTGCGTTCACGAAAGCTGTTGACAGATGTTGATGATCTTGTTGATTTAGTGAAGTATCAAGGCGAGCCTATGACGGGGGATATTCGCTTAGGCTGCATACCGACTATTGCGCCATTCTTGTTAAGTCGAGTGCTTAAGCACTGTCAGGATACCTACCCGAACCTAACGATGTTCCTCAAAGAGGATACTACTGAAAGGTTGCTTGATGCGTTAGGTAAAGGTGAACTTGATCTTTTATTATTAGCTCTGCCTGTTGATACTAGTGGCTACCATAGCATGAAGGTTGGTGTTGATCCCTTTAAACTCGTGTTGCATCGTGATTTGGCGAGTCGAATCATGGCACCTTTAGATTACCAATCTTTACCAGATGAAAGTATTTTTTTACTTCAAGCTGAGCATTGCATAACCGGACATGCCGTCAGTGCTTGCCAATTAGTCGATAGTACAAAAGTCAATTCATTTACCGCAACGAGTCTGCATACTTTGGTGCAAATGGTTAATGGTAAGCTAGGAACGACATTTTTACCTCAAATGGCTATTGATGCAGGGATACTTAATCATACCGATTTAGTTGTAATGCAGCCCCCAGGTGAAACACCTTATAGAGATATAGGCTTAGTGTGGAGACAAACTTCGAGTCGTATATTGACCTTTAGAACGTTAGGTTTAGCGATCCAAGATCTATTAAAAAAAGGGATATAAACGTAAATTTTACAAGTAACAAAAGCCTGACTTTATTTCAGGTTTTTGATGATTAGTTAACGCTGACACCAAATACTTCAATGGAGTGTTGTTTCCCCTTTAATTTTACAGGGCCAAGTTGGTTGAGTGTGTATTGACAGTTGTCTTTATCTACGAGAGATTCAAGTTCGCCTGAAATCAACATTCTCTGATTGAGTGGATGACATTGCTCTTGCAGCCTAGCCAATGTATTCAGAACATCGCTAAAGAAGCTTATTTCTTGTTTTTGGACACCGACGACAGCAGCGACGACTTGCCCACAATGTGCAGCTGCTTTGAACTTAGGGACAAAACCATATTGTTTTTTGAAATATTCACGTTGCCAATGTAATTGTTGACTGAATTCAAAATAGATATTGAAACAGCGATCTGCACGTATCCCTTCTTTTAAAGGCCAATGTATTAATACAGCATCGCCCATATAGCGGTATATCTCGGCTTCATTATTGACAACGGTATCAGATAATTGGCTGAAACTATCTTGTATTAATCGACTGAAACGATAATCTCCTAGGGTTTCGGCATGATTGGTTGAAGCAACCATATCGAGATACAGAAATAATCTTTGTTCATACCTAGGTTTATGATATTTACCTAGTCCAATATTAAGCAATACACGTGGACCGACAAGTAGAGCCATTTGTTCGATAAAGGCTAAGCCGACTCTCACGACAACCAGATAAACGATAATAGCCTGAAATGAGCGATTATAAATGATGTGCGGCGTTAGCATTTGTCTTAAAGTTGTCATGTGGTTTTCTACGGCCCACATGTTGAGAAATTGGGTGATATATGCAAGTGTTGTAGCACCGAGTAAGAGAAATAAGCCTTTAAAGATAACTGAGAATAAATAAGGAAGACGGTTTATTGCACTAAAATCGGCTATTAGGTTAGACATCCAGTGTAAGCTACCGAAAACGATCCCCATATAGATAGATAATGTGGCTAGATCGGCTGTGCCTACCGCCCATTGTGGAAGATTAGGAGTTTGTGCGTACCGAAAGAACACAAATCCCGCCATGGCGATTCCCCAAGCGAATATCGCAAAAATGAGTTTTTTTGCTTGTATACGAGTTCTCACGGTTACGTGTATATCCTAATGCAGCCTACAAGGCGTCATTTTATAGGAAGTATCTATCATTTCCAGTAGTATTTGTGATCTATGTCAAATGAAAGCCAGTTACTGACGTGGATTGGAATCAATGCTCATGGATATATTAATGAAAAAGAATGATTTTATGTTCTTGATAGATGTAAAAATGGGATCTGTTATGAAGGAGAATATTTTCAAGAAAATGCTTGAGAAAGTATTGATTGAGTAAAGGGTATTTTGAGATAGAAACCTCTAGGGTTGGTCATTTCAGTCTCGCCATTCATACCGATACTTTTTGTGACAGATCGGCTATTGGCTCCTTTTGGTCTTAGTTGCAGCACTTCCCCGTGTCTGGCTGTAAGCTGTTTTATTTGACCGAGAGCAATAAACTCCATTATTTCTTCCCAATCTTGCTTCAAAAGCGCGAGTTCAGTGGCATTAGGGCTCCATAGTAATGGCGTGCCAATTTGCCGCAAAGCGACAGGAATATTTCTGTCACCCTGAATAGGTACCCAGAGTACAGTTTGTAATTTATGACTGACAATGCTCGTTTCCCACGTTAATCCTTGAATACCAATCAAAGGGGCAACCGTGACATAAGTTGTTTCTATGGGTTTGCCTTTGTTGTCCACAGGGATAGTTTTCAGTTCGATACCCAAATGTAGGAAATCAGGCTCAGGTTTAGAACCGGCTAGTGCACCTAGTTCATATTCAATTAACTGGCCAACCCAGCCCTTATCTCGCTTGAGGTTGATTGGAGTCATAAAACCGTGAGATTCGGCAAGTTGACCTAACGTGAGTCCCGCCATAGCATGTGCACGGCTCATTAACTCATCGATTGTTTTAGGTGAAGTAGGCGTTTTCATTGTTATATTTTATCAAAAATAGTGGCGATAGCCAATGCTTGGTCAAAAAACACCCAAGCTTGAAGGTGTTAATAACTTACGTGGTTATTTTTATTCTAAGGTATTGATAATAATCATTAAGAAACTATACCCATTTACCAATGACTTATTCATTTATGAATTACTTTGCTTTTCCCCCTACTTTTCCAACATAGTTATCCACAGAATTATTGGATAACTTCTAAATAGGAATAAGAAACTGTAAATTAATGAGATGTCAAACAGATATTTAGGGTAAAAAATGATGAAATTAGATTTAATATCTACTTTGCTTGTGAATAACCTAAAAAATTAAAATAGAGATTTATTTAAATTCTAATTATCGTTCAAAAAACGACCTTGTTATTTTTTAAAAGTTAACCAGCAACGTTTTTTTTTCACTTATCATTTTGTAATTAAAGCTTTTTATCTTCACTTGTTAATTCTTTTTACATTCTGAACATCGTACGTTTTTTATGTTTTCAACCGTTACTAATGAGTTAAGAACAGAGATATCCACAGATTTTGTGGATATCCTCATTGATTAATAAAAGCCTCTGTTGATAAAAATGGTTTTTTTGATTTTTTATCCAAAGTTATTCCATTGATGGATATTTGCTGAAGTGCTTGCTTTGTGAAACAATCAAATGATTAGAGTGACGAATTCACGGAGTCCATGTGATTGATAGTGACGGCTTTCGGGCAAATGTGGGCATCATTATTTGTAATCGTTTTGGGCAGGTGATGTGGGCGAGAAGATTTGGTCAACATTCCTGGCAATATCCTCAAGGTGGGCTCGATGATGGTGAGACACCTGAGGAAGCAATGTATAGAGAGCTCTATGAAGAAGTTGGGCTAAGGCCTGAACATGTTCAGATCTTAGCTTCGACTCGCTCTTGGTTACGTTATAAATTACCCAAACGCTTAATTAGACAAGATAGTATGCCAGTCTGTATTGGGCAAAAACAAAAATGGTTTTTACTGCAACTTAAGAGCAATGAAAGTGCGATAAACCTTAATGCTTCTGGCCACCCAGAATTTGATGATTGGCGCTGGGTGAGCTACTGGTATCCGGTAAGGCAAGTTGTGTCATTTAAACGAGATGTTTATAGAAAGGTGATGAAGGAGTTTGCCCCTATGGCACTTTCATTTCAGGCTCGGGAATCTCATCATGGTAGAAGAAGTCGGCGGCGTTAAACATAGGCATATAAAATCGTAAATGACTCCTGCATTGTCTATTTTGTTCCAGAAAAAATAAGATATGGCCTTCTTTCCTTAGAGAGCTGATGCAAAAGGTAGAGCGAAGCATGAGGACATGGATATAGAAGGTACATGTTAATGCAGGAGCAATTAACGCCCTTAAACTTGGTTACTTTTCGATAGGCTGAATCATGTATATTAAGGTTGTTTGAGTATATAAGGTGGCTTAAAGTGTCTATTTAAATGGTCTAATTTGAGTCGTATGGAGGTTTATTAAGTGCTAAAAACACTAAGAGATATAACACAGGCTGTTGCAGCGGCTAAGGATCTCCACTCAGCGTTAATGCTATTGGTGTCGCAGACTAAATCTGCTATGGCGACCCAGTGCTGCTCCATCTATTTATTAGAGGGGCGGGAACTTATTTTATCTGCAACTGATGGTCTGCTTGTTGATGCGGTAGGACAGGTTAAGATGCCTCTTAGTGAAGGTTTAGTGGGTCTCGTTGCTGAACGAGAAGAAGCGGTTAATTTGGCCGATGCCCGCGAACATCCTAGGTTTAAAGGATTTTCTGAAGTCGAAGAGGATAATTACCGAGCATTTCTTGCCGTACCAATAATTTATCAAAAACGTATTTTAGGCGTGTTGGTTGTGCAGCAGATAGCTGCATGTCGGTTTAATGAAGGTGAAGAAGCCTTCTTAATGACATTAGCTGCACAACTCTCTATGGCTATCAGAAATCTGAGAATGAAAGATGAAGCGCAAAGTCGCTCTAATCAACTCCACTTTACTGGTACCTCAGCTGCTAATGGCATTGCTATTGCTCATGGCCTTGTCTTGGGGGGACAGATAGATTTAGAACAAATAGAGTCCAGAACAAATCATATTTCCTTTGAAGAGGAAAGGCTTCACACTGCTATAGAGGCATGTAAGACTACGTTAACAGCCTTGTCTCAACGGTTCGAGCAAGAACAAGATCATGAGGTTGTCTCCATTTTTTCTGCGCTTCTTTTGTTGCTGCATGATGCCAGTTTAGGAGGGGAATACGCGAAAGAGGTCAAGGCGGGGTGGTGTGCCGTTTCTGCTGTTAGTCGTGTTTCACTACGTTATATCGAGCAGTTTACTCAGATGCAAGATCTTTATCTGAAAGAGCGTGCCAGTGATATTCGTGATTTGGGTCAACGAGTGTTACGCCTTTTGATTGAGCCTGAAAAGATGGAAGTAGATCCTGAAATTCCAGTCATTTTGATCACTAAGGAAGCTGATGCGACCATGCTGGCTGAATTTCCTAGGCAAAAATTGGTCGGTATTGTTACTGAACAAGGCGGGGTCAATTCACATGCTGCCATTTTAGCTCGCGCGTTAGGTGTGCCTGCTATCATAGGCGTTGAAGGCGTGCTTAGTGCAGGTATTGATAACAAGTTGCTTATCATCAATGCTAATCGCGGACAATTATTGGTTTCTCCCTCAAAGACGTTAATTAACGAATATCGACATCTGATCTCAGCTGAAAAAGCCTTACAACATCAATATGCGATGGAATTAAATCTACCTGCTGAAACACTCGATGGCAAACGTATCCGTCTATATTTAAATGCAGGTTTGTTAAGTTGTTTAGCATCAGAAATAGCGGAAGGATCCGATGGCGTTGGTTTATACCGTACAGAGATCCCTTTTATGTTGCATG is a window of Shewanella sp. VB17 DNA encoding:
- a CDS encoding Hpt domain-containing protein codes for the protein MATAEIESILDLNTLEQYCSAIGAGTLLKSVVLFEQLMPEYVGNLINAKEARDKDTLCSEAHKFKGAAGSVGLKRIQQFAQLLQHGEDAEWETHHEIWLQGIVDNASLDLAELKRYLESKA
- the oxyR gene encoding hydrogen peroxide-inducible genes transcriptional activator OxyR gives rise to the protein MKHLPSLKNLYYLVNLYQEQNFNRAAKVCHVSQSTLSSGIQNLEEQLGHQLIERDHKSFIFTAIGEEVVLRSRKLLTDVDDLVDLVKYQGEPMTGDIRLGCIPTIAPFLLSRVLKHCQDTYPNLTMFLKEDTTERLLDALGKGELDLLLLALPVDTSGYHSMKVGVDPFKLVLHRDLASRIMAPLDYQSLPDESIFLLQAEHCITGHAVSACQLVDSTKVNSFTATSLHTLVQMVNGKLGTTFLPQMAIDAGILNHTDLVVMQPPGETPYRDIGLVWRQTSSRILTFRTLGLAIQDLLKKGI
- a CDS encoding adenylate/guanylate cyclase domain-containing protein; translated protein: MRTRIQAKKLIFAIFAWGIAMAGFVFFRYAQTPNLPQWAVGTADLATLSIYMGIVFGSLHWMSNLIADFSAINRLPYLFSVIFKGLFLLLGATTLAYITQFLNMWAVENHMTTLRQMLTPHIIYNRSFQAIIVYLVVVRVGLAFIEQMALLVGPRVLLNIGLGKYHKPRYEQRLFLYLDMVASTNHAETLGDYRFSRLIQDSFSQLSDTVVNNEAEIYRYMGDAVLIHWPLKEGIRADRCFNIYFEFSQQLHWQREYFKKQYGFVPKFKAAAHCGQVVAAVVGVQKQEISFFSDVLNTLARLQEQCHPLNQRMLISGELESLVDKDNCQYTLNQLGPVKLKGKQHSIEVFGVSVN
- the mutH gene encoding DNA mismatch repair endonuclease MutH; this encodes MKTPTSPKTIDELMSRAHAMAGLTLGQLAESHGFMTPINLKRDKGWVGQLIEYELGALAGSKPEPDFLHLGIELKTIPVDNKGKPIETTYVTVAPLIGIQGLTWETSIVSHKLQTVLWVPIQGDRNIPVALRQIGTPLLWSPNATELALLKQDWEEIMEFIALGQIKQLTARHGEVLQLRPKGANSRSVTKSIGMNGETEMTNPRGFYLKIPFTQSILSQAFS
- the rppH gene encoding RNA pyrophosphohydrolase, which codes for MIDSDGFRANVGIIICNRFGQVMWARRFGQHSWQYPQGGLDDGETPEEAMYRELYEEVGLRPEHVQILASTRSWLRYKLPKRLIRQDSMPVCIGQKQKWFLLQLKSNESAINLNASGHPEFDDWRWVSYWYPVRQVVSFKRDVYRKVMKEFAPMALSFQARESHHGRRSRRR
- the ptsP gene encoding phosphoenolpyruvate--protein phosphotransferase; translation: MLKTLRDITQAVAAAKDLHSALMLLVSQTKSAMATQCCSIYLLEGRELILSATDGLLVDAVGQVKMPLSEGLVGLVAEREEAVNLADAREHPRFKGFSEVEEDNYRAFLAVPIIYQKRILGVLVVQQIAACRFNEGEEAFLMTLAAQLSMAIRNLRMKDEAQSRSNQLHFTGTSAANGIAIAHGLVLGGQIDLEQIESRTNHISFEEERLHTAIEACKTTLTALSQRFEQEQDHEVVSIFSALLLLLHDASLGGEYAKEVKAGWCAVSAVSRVSLRYIEQFTQMQDLYLKERASDIRDLGQRVLRLLIEPEKMEVDPEIPVILITKEADATMLAEFPRQKLVGIVTEQGGVNSHAAILARALGVPAIIGVEGVLSAGIDNKLLIINANRGQLLVSPSKTLINEYRHLISAEKALQHQYAMELNLPAETLDGKRIRLYLNAGLLSCLASEIAEGSDGVGLYRTEIPFMLHERFPSESEQVKVYKEVLNSAIGRPVVMRTLDVGGDKPLSYFPINEENPFLGWRGIRLSLDHPELFLVQLRAMIQAGGEGEQLHILLPMVSSLDEIDLAKAYLEQAYFELKKDVNPNIVRPKLGIMIEVPTLLFQLAEVAQRVDFVSVGSNDLTQYLLAVDRSNPRVSTLYDSYSPGILRALKRARFDCWQYHLPVSVCGELAGEPIGVILLVAMGYDQLSMNQGSLAKVNYLLRRVAHSDLSELLEMALRLNNGKEVRELVREYFESRELGSLLN